The window TATAAAAGACAGTATTGTAAAAAAAGACATTGAATTTTTAAATGAAACCGATCGTAGTTATCAGTTTTATACTGTTGACTTAAACAGTGATGGAAAGGACGAGGTGTTTGTAAAACTAAACGGTTCATACTTCTGTGGCTCAGGAGGATGTACAATACTTTTACTAAACGCTGAACTTCATCCTATTACTACTTTTACTGTTATGAGACCACCCCTTTTTATAGAAAATACGAAAAAGAACAATTGGGCGATATTACTTATAAAAAGCGAAGGCGAGTTTAAAGAACTTACCTATAACAACGGTACATATCCGTCTAACCCGTCAATACTTCCTAAAGCACCATATGATGCTCCCAGTGGTCATGCCCAAATTGCATTTGACGATAATTACGGAAAATCAAAAACATATACTTTTTAAAAAAGGACACTATCCCGAAAAGTGTGTAAGTTAAAAATCGAGGGTTTGACTTTTTTAAAGTCAAACCCTTTTTTCAAATATAGTTAAAAACTGGTTTAAAATAATGCCCCAGTTCCTAATAGGCATTGACCATTTTTTAGTAGCCTCTCTAAGAGCTAAAAAAGTGGATTTCATTACAGCTTCATCTGTTGGAAATGAGAGCTTATTTTTAGTGTACTTTCTGATTTTTCCATTAAGGTTTTCGATAAGGTTCGTGGTGTAAATGATTTTTCTAATTTCTAAAGGAAATTCATAAAAAGCGGTAAGCTCCTCCCAGTTGTCTTCCCAGCTTTTAATGGCGTAAGAGTACTTGTGTTCCCATTTCTGAGCAAAGTCCTCCAGAGCGGCTTTTGCTGCGCTTTTGGTTGGTGCATCATAAATGTTTTTCATATCCTTTGTAAACGCCTTCTTGTCTTTCCAAACCACATAGCGGCAAGCGTTACGAATTTGGTGTATCACGCAGATTTGGGTTTTAGATTCAGGAAAAACGTTTTTAATAGTATCTGTAAAACCGTTAAGATTATCTGTAGCTGTGATAAGTAAATCCTGAACACCTCTGGCTTTAATGTCGGTCAGTACACTCATCCAAAAGGCTGCCGATTCATTCTTACCCAGCCAAAGTCCCAAAACTTCCTTTTTACCATCTCTGCGCAGTCCTACGGCAATGTACATGGTTTTATTAATGACTTTGGAGTTCTCCCGAACTTTGAATACAATACCGTCCATCCAAGTAATTAAATATACAGGCTCTAGTGGTCTGTTTTGCCAGGCAACAATATCATTGGTTACCTTATCTGTGATCCGGGATATGGTAGATGTAGAAACATCAAAATCGTAGACTTCTCGGATTTGTTCTTCGATATCAGAATTACTCATGCCTTTTGCATAAAGGCTGATAATGACGTTTTCTATGCCATCGACCATGTTAGTACGCTTTGGAACAAGCATAGGATTAAAGGAGGCTTCTCGGTCTCTGGGAACTTTAATGTTAGTCTCTCCCAGAGCTGTTTTTATCTTTTTTGAACCATAACCATTACGAGTATTACTGTCATCGGATTGCTGATGTTTATCATAATCCAGATGCGCATCAAGTTCGCCTTCAAGCATCTTTTCAATACCTCGCTTTTGGATGGATTTTAAAAAGGAGGTCAATTCGTCTCCTGTCTTGAACTGTTTTAAAAAATCGTCGTTTAGAAAATCTTCTTTCTTCATAAGTGTGTAAATTTTAAAATTAAACAAAAAAATATCGAGAGCATTAACCCTCGATATTTTTATACTTTACACACTTGGTGAGATACTACCTAAAAAAGATAGCCGGTATTTGTTACCGGCTTTTCTTTTGAAAAATCTGTTTAATGTTTAATTAAACGCTTCCTGATTTCCGGAACTATCTCTTGTCCGGGCCTTGCATTTTCATACCCTTCAAACCCGAGCTTTACAGGACTGTCTCCTACCCATTCTGTGTCTTTCCCTCTAAAACTAATGGTTTGTTTCCCAGGATCGATTGTCATTGTAGTAAATAAAGCATCACGATAGGGACATGTGTAAGCTATGTATTTGTACTGATCAAGAACCTCATCGCTATAGCTTTTATGCTGGAACTTTCCTCCCACCCAATAATAAGATGCTGAGTTTATGTGCACATAGTTCACTCCTTTTATCAGAAGATGAGCATCTATATGAGTATGACCGTTAATAGCGACTAAAATCTTATCTGAATACTTCCCCAGCAAATTTTGTATCTCTTCAGCATTGTCTACCGAATAAGTGCCTGCCAATGGCTGATGCGATGCAATGACAATGGGACCTTCAAGTGTTTTTAACTGTTCTTCCAACCACGATGCCTGTTCTTCATTGATATATGAAGCGTAACCTCCTTTATGAGACGGTGACCCCTTATCATTTCCATCCAGAACTATAAAATATACCCCCGAGATTTCTGACACATAATAACGGGCGGGCATCCCCCAATAATCTACACATTGTTCCCGCGTATAACCCGAATCCATATCATGGTTCCCTATAATATGCATGCGTTCCTTATGTGCATCGTTAAACATCCCGATCACCTCTTTATTTTTATCACCTGGATATGCAAAATCTCCCATTTGCATTATGGCATCCGGTTTTTCGCTTCTCATTGAGCGAAGAAAGGACTCCATCCTTTCTTTTCCATCATGCATAATATCCTGATGTAAATCGGTTATAATTCCTATTTTAACCTTATTTCTGCGGTTATCAAATAAGCTTAAAGCACTTGTGGGCAACGATAATACAACACCTGTCGCTACGGCTCCTTTTATAAAACTTCTCCTGTTATTTTCCCGGTACATGATTATTAAACTTTTATTCGTATTTGTAATTTAATTTTAAATATAAGTAAAAAAATGACTTTTAAAAAAACTTTACAATATCATAATAATAACAGTAGTAAACTACCTCGGTGCAAGCACACGAGGCATTGGTCGGAAACAAATTTTAATTTCGAGGCAAGCCCCGGGGTATTATACCCTTTGGCGGTGCCAATAAAATCCTGGAAAATACAGATTTAAACCATCAATATATGGTGTTAAACTACGGAACGGATCAGACCGGTTATAAATACATTTCTTTAAGGGTAAAAAAAAAGCGTTACCGGATCAGTAACGCTTAAGGGTGGTTGTAAATATTTACCTGGAGTTTCCAAGCAATCGGTTTAGTTGATTTCTAAGTTTAGGATTAGAAGGGCGGTATGCATCTATAGAAATGATCTTTCCTTCTTTATCGAACAATAAAAAGCGTGGGATCGCATTAATCTCATAATTTTTGGCTATTGCAGATTTAAATGCTTTATCGGCCATAAGTTGTACCCCTTTTAAATTTTCATTCTTTACAAAATCTTTCCACTTTTGCTTGTCCTTAAGCTCATCTACGGAAACACTCATAAACACAATATCCTTTTCTCTGTATTCATGCTCCAGTTCTTTCAGGAAAGGGATTTCTTTTTTACAAGGTCCACACCAGGTTGCCCATACATCTATATATACATACTTCCCTCTAAAATCATTAAATGATACCGGCTTATCGTTTACGTCGTTGTATGTAAATTCGAGACCGGGCTGCCCTACATTCTTATGAAGTTCTTTTTCGTACTGAACCAGAAACTCTTTGCTTTTTTCAGAGGTAAAGTATTTATACAGGGGCGCCATTAATGTTTTATATTCATCAGGCTGAAGTTTTATACGGGAAAGCTGGTTCATAACATATACTTCTATCAATCTGTCATTTCCGATATGGGAAACCGAATTACTGATCCCTCCCGAAGGGCCTGATCTAAACCCGTTTTGCATCTGTTCATTAAAAAAATAGCTTTCCATCCAATTATAGCCGTTTCCTAAACGTAAAATATTTTCATCAGAAAATTTCACTCCGTCAACATGCAATTCATTATATACTTCGGGACGGTTTCCTTTTTCGGGATGTTTTATGCGTGGCAATCTGAAAAAACCATACATTTCATTTTCGTAATCGCATTGTACGGCCAGTTTCATTAAGGCATCAAATTTTTCATCGCCGGTACGAATGGAATTTTTAAGGTCCTGAACCATTTTAACACCTTCTTTTTCCAAAAAGGGATAATACTGTTCATAGGTCATCATTCCTCCCAGTGTATTAAAGCGGGCAAAGGCATCATAAACCTTATTTGCCTTTTGCACCAGCTTGTTATGGCCTGTTTTTTTACCCTTTAACACATATTCTTTTTCACTAATCTCTAGGCTTAAATCGAGGTTCGGTTGAAGATAAAATCGTAGCAACTGATCTCTCCTACCCTTCATCTGTCCGTAATCCAGATAATAGAAACCCGGAGGATTTGCAGACAGCAAAAACCCGAATTTCCCATCCGGATCTATTTTACTCGTAGCATAGGTTTCCATTTTTCCGTCTACAACATACATTAGCTTTACTTCAGCTGCTTTATACTCGAAAGTAAAATGGCCTTCAATACTTGTAAGACCGGTTTTGTTTCCTGCCGATACCGAAACGGACGTTAGCAGGACACATAATAAGAGAAAGATTTTTTTCATCTGTTTAAAATTTTATAATTAAAAGAAGTTATTGTTTTTAGTCTTAATTATTATTCAACGTTTTAAATCGTTATCTGCATCGATTGGTCTCCCCGGGTAACTCTCAACTCTAACGGAGCATTCGAAGTTTTTATAAGGTTTATGTTTTCGGGTAGTTGCAATTCTTCCGCAGTATAACCGTTGATGGCATGTATGGTTGTTCCTTGCTGTATTCCGGAAGCATGTGCTTTAGACCCCTGAATTACTGTTTTCACCTGCATTTCCCCATCGGCATCAAACCCGATAATAAGTCCGGAAACTGTAAAATCAAAGGGCTTTTTGTAATTGGAATTAGGTTCAAGATAAATAACTTTATGGAGGAGGTCTACCGTAAAATTAAACCGTTTTATCACTTCAATTCCTATGGAACCGTCGTTAGAAGCCCAGTTTTTATTGTCTTCCTGATAGGCCTGCAAAGCTCCGCTAACACCATAAAAAGTAAATTCAGAAAACTGAAGTTGCGAATAGTTTCCCATCATCGTTTGGGTGGCATGCCCTACACTGTAATTGGTAGACAGGTAATCGTATTTGAACTCTTCATCGAGTTTGTACTCATGTACAAAAGGTCCGAATGATATGATATTGTAACCGGCTCCGGTATCGAACACATAACTTCCTTGAGCTTCCTTGCCGTTATTAAGTTTTATATCGCATTCTATCACAGGCACTCCAGAAGCATAAGAAGTTGGTGTTGGTGTTCCGATGCCTTTATACTCCCCGAACGAATACAGTTCTATTTTCTGCGTATCGAAATCTACCCTTGTGATGTATTTTGAAAGGAAATTACCTCCAAAAATTCCGTCAAAACCCTTACTGATTTGTGGAAAGACCACCAGGTTCTGATCGGGGATCGATAGTTCTCCAACCCTGATCGTATTACCCGAAGATATTTTTACATTTGCCGTGCCACCCACCACCGAGGTAGAATGATCCCGGATATTTTTAATATTTGCTTTTGCTGCCGCCGTCGGAGAAAGAGCCATTCCGTCTGCTCCCGTATCGAAGAGCATCGTAAATTCATCTTCCGAATCGTTCAGTTTTAATTTTACCGCAATAGATTCGTGAAGCATTTCAAAAGGTATTTTCACTATCAGTTCAGATGTCTGATAACGATCTACCTTATACAGTTGGTCTAACAGGTCTGCATACTTGATCTTATGTCCTGAATTTAAAACTATGGTAGACGTATGAGGCTTCTGATCTTTAAAAAAATGTGTCACTTGTACCCTCGTTTCACCTTCTACGGTGTTGACACTTTTAACGTTAAGCGAATCCAGTAAATAGTAACGTTCCAATATGCCTTCAAACAACCTGTCTGTTGATGGGGTTTCATACACAGCTATACTAAAATCATCGGCCAACAGGGTCTTCATTTTTTCAAAATCCCGGTTTTTAAAGGCTGTTTCATAAGCAGCTATTACATCCCTGGCTTTCTTGTCTTGCTGTGCAGAGACATTAAAAGTCACCAGCAATAATGTTGTTAACATTATTATTTTCTTCATATCCGTTTTTTATAAATCGCCGGGAACAAATGAAAAGGGGTAGTCCCCGACGATTGCCAATTACTAACTACTAATTCAAATACATTCAAAAATGTTTACCCCTTAATACTATTCAATTTTTCAATGAGCTTGTCGTTCGACGGTCTGTAGGCATCATACATGATCAGCTTCCCTTCTTTATCGATAAGAATAAACCTCGGTATGCCTGCTATTTGGTAGAAATCGAAAAATGCTTTATTCTTTTTATGCCACTCACCTCCTCCATACAACTGAACCCAGGAATGTGGACTTCCGGTAATGAAATTTTCCCAGGCTCCTTTATTTTTATCTACCGAAACGCTCACGAATTGTACGTCTTCTTTATATGCTTCATACACTTTTTCAAGATGTGGTATTTCAGCTTTACAGGGTGCGCACCAGGTAGCCCATACATCTATATAAACCGGTTTCCCTTTAAGGTCGCGAAGTGAGATTTCGGTACCCTTATCATCTATAAAAGTAAATGACGGTGCAGTAACCCCTGCTGTATAGGGCTCTATTTGTTCTTTTATATATTGCTGCACCTCATCTTTTTGTTTATCTGTTATCAATAAAGGGGCATACAACTTTTCTTTTTCATAAAACACTTCTCCATACAACCTTCTGTTAAGGAGTTCTTCCAGGGCCAATTTCGAAGCTATCTCGTTATCTCCCAGCCTTTTCAATTCCTTTATATAAATGGAATCGTAATCGGTATAATTTCTTTTTGCATAAAAGTTGTGCTTATAATTCAACGCAAAACGGAGGTAGTCTTTAGCCAGTGAACTCCCAAAATAACAATCTGAAAGCGCCAGATCCTGATATTTGTCGGGCTGATAGAGTTCTTTATATTGCTTAGGCAGTTTTGAAAATTCCGGGAACATCATTCGCGGATCAGACCACAGTTTAAGATATAACCCATCGAGTTCCGCAGAAGCCATTTTAGAAAAATACGCCTTATAAGTCTCATTATCGGGAACAGCAGCTATCAGTTGTTCCAGTTGGAAAACACTTGTCTCAACATTTTTTATTTTTGCATTTAAATCATCCTGTGAAAACCCTGCTTTCTTATAGGTTTCACTTATGAGTTCATTCCATTTCCGAAAATGATCGTGAACCTTATCATTACCGGAAACAATCTCGTAATTTCCATTCATTTTTATCGACAGATCATCTCCCGGTTTTACATACAATTTACAGGAAGGATAATCGGTTCCCAATGCATATATCTGTGGCCTTGTAGCTTCAAAGCTGTAACTAAATTGAGTTCCATTAAGGGGTATGCTATCTAAAATCCTGAATTCGCCTTCTACTATATCGTATAAATAGACTAGGGTTACGGTTTCTTTTTCTTTACCTGTTTCCTGATAGGTGCCGGAAATACGAACTGTGCTTTGACGGGTACACGAGCATACCAGCAAAAGAATCAGTACCGGTTTTAATATATTGTAGTTCATGATATGATATTTATTAGTCCATTGAAAAAGGTTTGGGGTCCCATGCTTTCTTTGGTTTAAAATTGTTCAGATTCTTGTTCTGAATAGCTGCTAGCAATTGTGCAATATCATCATCGCTTGTACCATATGAATCTTTAGCCTTGTCTATCCCTTTTATGCTTTCCGCTGCCTGGTTGTATTTACCTAAATACGACAGTATAAGAGCTTCTTTATAGATATCTGCCTTGGTATTTTTCGGGGAGTATTTCTTATATTCTTTATAAAGTAAGCTAAGCACGGATCTATCACTTCCCGAGTCTATAATTATTTGTGCATAAGCATTGCTTTTATCCTGCCAGTCGTATCCTCCGTTTTTAATTTTCCCGATAAACCAGGTTGCGTCTTTACTTTCCTTATAGTATGGTTGATACAAGGTTTCTATACTTAGACGCTGCCAATCAGCCGGTGAAAAAATTGTTTTCAGATCGGCAAGCATTTTATCGTAAGCTTTATAATCACTATTCTTAGCCAATTCTTTTGCACGTGCAGGGACTTTACTTAACATACTCATACTTACCCGTTTTTCCCCGTATTTTTCGGCCAGTTCTTGTGCATGTTCTATATAATAGGCAGCATATTTTCCCTTGTAAACCAATTTGAGCATCACCAGAAAAGGTATTTCTGCCATTTTATCGGGTTGAGCATCGAGATATGCTTCTATTTCCTCCTGGGTCGCCTTAAGCTTTTTTGTTTCAAAATAGGTGTTGTAAAAATCGGGGTATTGCAAATTGAATGAAGGGCTGTAATCTTTAAATGTTTTCTCTCTGTTCTTTGCTTTAGCTTCGGCAAGCAGGTTTACCAGGTTATCAACCCCTATAAAACCACTTTCTATGGCTATAATATGCTGATCGGGAGCCAGCAGAAGAAAGGTTGGAAATCCGGTGATCCCGTATTTTTTCATTAGTCTTTCTCCCAATACCTTTTCTTCGTCTTTATAGACATTTACCTTATAGGTTATAAAATCATTGTTTAGTATTGTTGCCACCTTCGGATCGGGGAACACTCTTTTGTCCATTTCGGCACAAGGCATGCAGCCTGTAAAATAAAGGTCTACAAATACCGGTTTACCCTCCTGTTGTGCTTTTTCAAGAACGTCATCCCACGATCCCGGTTCAAATTTAGTTTGAGTTGTTCCAAAAAAGGGGGAAAGTAATACGACTACAAAAACAGTATATTTTAATATATTTTTCATGTATAATTAAGTTTTAATATTTGAGACAAATTATTGCTGATGGTTATCAAATCACAATGTAACCCTGTAAAAAAACAACAATATATCCCCTCATCATACAGCGTATAATGTATTATGTGTTACAAAGGGTTGGCTGCCCAGCCACCAACCCCTTACTACTATTTTTAGATATAAAAAACGATTAACGTAAACGGTAAGATATACTTACAATTTTACCAAATCCTGTGTAAGATTGCAACGGATCGCCCAAATCGCCATTTACAGGAGGTACTTCATAAAGTTCCATAGTACCATTAGCACTACCAGAATCGTAACTGGTAACTACCAATCTATTAGCAAAATAGGATAATTCTTCAAATTTTAACAAGGTTATTTCTTCAGCGCCCTTATCGATCATTAGTTTCGATTGTTTGATCCCAAAATCATACTCATACACTTTACTACCAACGTTATAGAAAACATACCCAAAATCCGGATTAACAGCAAAATGCTCTGCCTGTGCCATGTCTGCCGCTATTTCCGCAGGCACCTCTTCGTAATACAGCTGATTAACAGTACCATAGTCATTACTCATACGTGCTAAAAACACCTTACCATCTGCAGGATCTTTCAGAATAGCAAATACTTCACCTCCATTGTAGCCCGTTCTGTCCATATACAGCAAATCTTTGCCGGTATTATAATCAAACAGTGTACCTTGAGGCATTTCACCACATTTTTGAGCAGCCCATGGCTGACGTACAAAACGTTTGTTGTCGTTGTCATACAATATATTGGTACCAATAATAACCCCTCCAGAACCAACAAAAGGAGCAGCTTCAAAAACCGCACTCTCTCCATCCATAATATTTACCGGTACGCTGTATCTATATTGGTAAATTCTTAAATAATAATAGAAATTACCATCTTTGTACATTAAACTTTCGTTCCCTCCCGTTCTTTTTATAAAGTCGGCCTTAAAATCGGTAGGCACATCAGAAAGCATTTCAAAAGACACATAATATTCCGTTTCCCAATCGAAGCTATCAGGATTTATCTTGGTAGTACCCGTACCTTCTGTTGTTACATAGATACCGTAAAACTGAGGGTCGTAATCGTAACAATATACATTTACAGGAGCTCCTTCTAATGTTAATGATGACCCGGCATAAGCCAGCACATCGTATATTGGGGTATATTCATCGGCAATTTTGGACACCATATCCAACCTGGCCGCGCCGTTAACATCGCTCATTAACATCCACCCTTCGTAAATAGAACTGTCTACTTTTAATTTAAAAGTGGTACTCCACTGCACACCTGTTTCACTATCGGTAACCAGATACCTTACATTATAATCGGCTGGTGCCAAAGTAAGCGATTCTAATTGCAGGTTTTTTGTTGTTGCCAAATCCCACCTTTGATCGCCCGGAAGCACATTGCCTTCCCTGTAAGCTACCCATTCGTAAGTATATCTGCTCTCATTTGCTTCTAAGTCTTTCGTATATTTAAGCGTTGGTGTAATCTCAAATGGTTCACCCAACAAGGCGATATACTCCGTCCCAATATCCTGAAACTCTATTTCATTGATAGGTAAATAATCATAATTACCAAGGTCTTCGCTACAAGACCACAACAGCGCACAAAAAACGGAGGCTATTGTTATATATTGATTTATATTTTTAAACATTGCTTTACTTTTAATAATTAATTATTTACTGCACAAAGATGCCCATAGCCATAGGTGTACCATCCTCTTCATAAATGGTTTCCCCTGCAGCCGTCTTTTCATTTAGGTAGCGTTGCATAAACTGCCCATGATATTCTATTTCTGGAATAGCTACCTGGTGGGTATAATAATCCATAGGGATGTTTAAAAGCTCACCCATCAAAAGCATTTTTTTAACTGTAAATACCCCAAAATATCCGCTAGACCAATGCTGTGGTGTTTGCAAAATATCGTTCATAGATATTTGAAAAACCGTATAGTTTCTAGTTTCTCCTGTCTGCTCGTCTATAATTTTATCTTCCATATTTACCGAGAAATTTTCATTGGCTACTAATTCAAGTGCCAATGTAAAAGTACTCGATTTCATATCCGGGGTTCTGTATAATGTAATCGGGATACTATCTACATGACTGTTTGCCCTAAGGGTTAATTGGTCGGGAAAATCGAAATGCACCCCTTTTTTGGCAGTCGATTCTTCTCTTACCTTTACATCAACCTCCCTAGCCTGTTGTGAAAGTTTTCCTTGTACAGATATAGGTAATTTAAAGATAATATCTGTTGTGGTTTGCGGCATAAAAGCAAACGTCATCCCCAGGCTATCTATATATTGGTGAGGATAAGTATTGTCTGGTCTTTTCTCTGCCCAGGTAAAATATACATTATCCTTAGTATTAAAAGTATCTATCTCGTCTGTGCTACAGGATATAGCCAGTATATAACAACAAACCAAACCTATGTATATAATTTTATTTTTCATTTGTAATTCGAATTAAGATTATTGATACTTAGTTTCAGAGTCCGGTAAAGGCACTACATACTTACTTTCGTCCATAGTTATTCTACTAAATGAAGAAGACGAAGATCCATTTAAAATTCTTGGAATATTTCTCCTTTTATAATAGAAAAACAGTTGCCCTTCTCCAAAAAATTCTTTTTGGTATTCTTTTTCCAACTCCGTATTGATATTAATCTCCGATGTTAAATCTA of the Zhouia spongiae genome contains:
- a CDS encoding IS256 family transposase, with translation MKKEDFLNDDFLKQFKTGDELTSFLKSIQKRGIEKMLEGELDAHLDYDKHQQSDDSNTRNGYGSKKIKTALGETNIKVPRDREASFNPMLVPKRTNMVDGIENVIISLYAKGMSNSDIEEQIREVYDFDVSTSTISRITDKVTNDIVAWQNRPLEPVYLITWMDGIVFKVRENSKVINKTMYIAVGLRRDGKKEVLGLWLGKNESAAFWMSVLTDIKARGVQDLLITATDNLNGFTDTIKNVFPESKTQICVIHQIRNACRYVVWKDKKAFTKDMKNIYDAPTKSAAKAALEDFAQKWEHKYSYAIKSWEDNWEELTAFYEFPLEIRKIIYTTNLIENLNGKIRKYTKNKLSFPTDEAVMKSTFLALREATKKWSMPIRNWGIILNQFLTIFEKRV
- a CDS encoding metallophosphoesterase family protein, coding for MYRENNRRSFIKGAVATGVVLSLPTSALSLFDNRRNKVKIGIITDLHQDIMHDGKERMESFLRSMRSEKPDAIMQMGDFAYPGDKNKEVIGMFNDAHKERMHIIGNHDMDSGYTREQCVDYWGMPARYYVSEISGVYFIVLDGNDKGSPSHKGGYASYINEEQASWLEEQLKTLEGPIVIASHQPLAGTYSVDNAEEIQNLLGKYSDKILVAINGHTHIDAHLLIKGVNYVHINSASYYWVGGKFQHKSYSDEVLDQYKYIAYTCPYRDALFTTMTIDPGKQTISFRGKDTEWVGDSPVKLGFEGYENARPGQEIVPEIRKRLIKH
- a CDS encoding TlpA family protein disulfide reductase, with the translated sequence MKKIFLLLCVLLTSVSVSAGNKTGLTSIEGHFTFEYKAAEVKLMYVVDGKMETYATSKIDPDGKFGFLLSANPPGFYYLDYGQMKGRRDQLLRFYLQPNLDLSLEISEKEYVLKGKKTGHNKLVQKANKVYDAFARFNTLGGMMTYEQYYPFLEKEGVKMVQDLKNSIRTGDEKFDALMKLAVQCDYENEMYGFFRLPRIKHPEKGNRPEVYNELHVDGVKFSDENILRLGNGYNWMESYFFNEQMQNGFRSGPSGGISNSVSHIGNDRLIEVYVMNQLSRIKLQPDEYKTLMAPLYKYFTSEKSKEFLVQYEKELHKNVGQPGLEFTYNDVNDKPVSFNDFRGKYVYIDVWATWCGPCKKEIPFLKELEHEYREKDIVFMSVSVDELKDKQKWKDFVKNENLKGVQLMADKAFKSAIAKNYEINAIPRFLLFDKEGKIISIDAYRPSNPKLRNQLNRLLGNSR
- a CDS encoding aspartyl protease family protein; the protein is MKKIIMLTTLLLVTFNVSAQQDKKARDVIAAYETAFKNRDFEKMKTLLADDFSIAVYETPSTDRLFEGILERYYLLDSLNVKSVNTVEGETRVQVTHFFKDQKPHTSTIVLNSGHKIKYADLLDQLYKVDRYQTSELIVKIPFEMLHESIAVKLKLNDSEDEFTMLFDTGADGMALSPTAAAKANIKNIRDHSTSVVGGTANVKISSGNTIRVGELSIPDQNLVVFPQISKGFDGIFGGNFLSKYITRVDFDTQKIELYSFGEYKGIGTPTPTSYASGVPVIECDIKLNNGKEAQGSYVFDTGAGYNIISFGPFVHEYKLDEEFKYDYLSTNYSVGHATQTMMGNYSQLQFSEFTFYGVSGALQAYQEDNKNWASNDGSIGIEVIKRFNFTVDLLHKVIYLEPNSNYKKPFDFTVSGLIIGFDADGEMQVKTVIQGSKAHASGIQQGTTIHAINGYTAEELQLPENINLIKTSNAPLELRVTRGDQSMQITI
- a CDS encoding TlpA family protein disulfide reductase, which codes for MNYNILKPVLILLLVCSCTRQSTVRISGTYQETGKEKETVTLVYLYDIVEGEFRILDSIPLNGTQFSYSFEATRPQIYALGTDYPSCKLYVKPGDDLSIKMNGNYEIVSGNDKVHDHFRKWNELISETYKKAGFSQDDLNAKIKNVETSVFQLEQLIAAVPDNETYKAYFSKMASAELDGLYLKLWSDPRMMFPEFSKLPKQYKELYQPDKYQDLALSDCYFGSSLAKDYLRFALNYKHNFYAKRNYTDYDSIYIKELKRLGDNEIASKLALEELLNRRLYGEVFYEKEKLYAPLLITDKQKDEVQQYIKEQIEPYTAGVTAPSFTFIDDKGTEISLRDLKGKPVYIDVWATWCAPCKAEIPHLEKVYEAYKEDVQFVSVSVDKNKGAWENFITGSPHSWVQLYGGGEWHKKNKAFFDFYQIAGIPRFILIDKEGKLIMYDAYRPSNDKLIEKLNSIKG
- a CDS encoding thioredoxin family protein, with product MKNILKYTVFVVVLLSPFFGTTQTKFEPGSWDDVLEKAQQEGKPVFVDLYFTGCMPCAEMDKRVFPDPKVATILNNDFITYKVNVYKDEEKVLGERLMKKYGITGFPTFLLLAPDQHIIAIESGFIGVDNLVNLLAEAKAKNREKTFKDYSPSFNLQYPDFYNTYFETKKLKATQEEIEAYLDAQPDKMAEIPFLVMLKLVYKGKYAAYYIEHAQELAEKYGEKRVSMSMLSKVPARAKELAKNSDYKAYDKMLADLKTIFSPADWQRLSIETLYQPYYKESKDATWFIGKIKNGGYDWQDKSNAYAQIIIDSGSDRSVLSLLYKEYKKYSPKNTKADIYKEALILSYLGKYNQAAESIKGIDKAKDSYGTSDDDIAQLLAAIQNKNLNNFKPKKAWDPKPFSMD
- a CDS encoding PKD-like family lipoprotein, producing MFKNINQYITIASVFCALLWSCSEDLGNYDYLPINEIEFQDIGTEYIALLGEPFEITPTLKYTKDLEANESRYTYEWVAYREGNVLPGDQRWDLATTKNLQLESLTLAPADYNVRYLVTDSETGVQWSTTFKLKVDSSIYEGWMLMSDVNGAARLDMVSKIADEYTPIYDVLAYAGSSLTLEGAPVNVYCYDYDPQFYGIYVTTEGTGTTKINPDSFDWETEYYVSFEMLSDVPTDFKADFIKRTGGNESLMYKDGNFYYYLRIYQYRYSVPVNIMDGESAVFEAAPFVGSGGVIIGTNILYDNDNKRFVRQPWAAQKCGEMPQGTLFDYNTGKDLLYMDRTGYNGGEVFAILKDPADGKVFLARMSNDYGTVNQLYYEEVPAEIAADMAQAEHFAVNPDFGYVFYNVGSKVYEYDFGIKQSKLMIDKGAEEITLLKFEELSYFANRLVVTSYDSGSANGTMELYEVPPVNGDLGDPLQSYTGFGKIVSISYRLR
- a CDS encoding DUF4843 domain-containing protein; translation: MKNKIIYIGLVCCYILAISCSTDEIDTFNTKDNVYFTWAEKRPDNTYPHQYIDSLGMTFAFMPQTTTDIIFKLPISVQGKLSQQAREVDVKVREESTAKKGVHFDFPDQLTLRANSHVDSIPITLYRTPDMKSSTFTLALELVANENFSVNMEDKIIDEQTGETRNYTVFQISMNDILQTPQHWSSGYFGVFTVKKMLLMGELLNIPMDYYTHQVAIPEIEYHGQFMQRYLNEKTAAGETIYEEDGTPMAMGIFVQ